A single Acropora palmata chromosome 5, jaAcrPala1.3, whole genome shotgun sequence DNA region contains:
- the LOC141882168 gene encoding uncharacterized protein LOC141882168 — MKRNAVSGTGVSPDFKQARGDILSMAVSSPLNEESFQEEIEESDTVEPNLKDIHNLLKNIQSAITAMQGNIAVLAKDNNKLSSDVAELREVIAKNNDEVEKLKKDLVSQTKYVASLELELGRVKKASKQQKNDIEDLQENLDELEQYTPKNSLEFHGIPEDVGIPTDEIVCKVAQAVGVEVESEKIEISHRLNGKKGNKPIIAKFANHKDKANCYKARIRLKDVTLSTIFPTYLGTSLADQRVFINENLTAYRSEMMKLAIEKRREDKILSTWSLDGKIFIKTSPSGRPRQMFSIDDVKQL, encoded by the coding sequence ATGAAGCGGAATGCGGTCTCCGGAACTGGCGTATCGCCTGACTTCAAACAAGCACGTGGCGACATCTTAAGCATGGCGGTTTCTTCTCCGCTTAACGAAGAGTCTTTTCAGGAGGAAATAGAAGAGTCCGACACTGTTGAACCTAATCTCAAAGATATTCACAATCTTCTTAAAAATATCCAAAGCGCCATTACGGCGATGCAAGGTAATATTGCTGTGTTAGCTAAAGATAACAACAAACTGTCAAGTGATGTGGCTGAACTTCGAGAGGTCATCGCAAAGAATAATGACGAGGTCGAAAAGCTAAAGAAAGATTTAGTAAGCCAAACCAAATATGTCGCTTCTTTGGAACTAGAACTTGGTCGTGTAAAAAAGGCCtcaaagcaacaaaagaatGACATTGAAGACCTGCAGGAAAACCTGGACGAGTTGGAACAATACACACCCAAAAACTCTCTCGAATTTCACGGTATTCCCGAGGATGTAGGTATTCCAACCGATGAAATCGTTTGTAAGGTGGCTCAGGCGGTCGGTGTGGAGGTGGAATCGGAAAAAATCGAGATTTCACATCGCTTAAacgggaaaaaaggaaacaaaccaataattgcaaaatttgcTAATCACAAGGACAAGGCTAACTGCTACAAAGCAAGAATCCGACTTAAAGATGTAACCCTTTCCACCATCTTCCCGACCTACTTGGGAACAAGCTTGGCGGACCAGCGTGTCTTCATTAATGAAAACCTTACTGCGTACCGAAGCGAGATGATGAAACTTGCTAttgagaaaagaagagaagataAGATCCTAAGTACCTGGTCACTCGACGGGAAGATATTTATCAAAACTTCTCCCAGTGGGAGACCAAGACAAATGTTCTCGATCGACGATGTCAAGCAACTTTAA